The Nitrospira sp. genome window below encodes:
- a CDS encoding bile acid:sodium symporter: MFLALTRFIHHHLLWFLIGAYAISATWPTAGLWIRNLTFGDVWIFHEKLHVSLLLLLLATLMFNAGLGVKTSHLRSLAQKIRVLFAGLTANLIIPMAYIFLITLIMRLWHNPVEAQHILVGLALVAAMPIAGASTAWVQNSNGNLALSLGLVLASTLLSPVLTPVALHVFGEMATEEYEAVIHNLAAYGSGAFLGFWIVLPSLLGLGVRFVASETHLTAIMPFLKLINSIVLLLLNYSNGSVSLPQAIAERDYDFLAVTLAITAGLCFTAFASGYGLSRLFKVDNAQRVSLMYGLGMNNNGTGLVLASLVLASYPRVMVPIIFYNLAQHLIAGGVHEVIGRKVVRQEARGT, encoded by the coding sequence ATGTTTCTTGCATTGACCCGGTTCATCCACCATCACCTGTTGTGGTTTTTGATCGGCGCGTACGCCATTTCCGCTACGTGGCCGACAGCCGGCCTCTGGATTCGGAATCTTACGTTTGGTGATGTCTGGATTTTTCACGAGAAACTCCATGTCTCCTTACTCCTGCTTCTGCTGGCGACGCTGATGTTCAACGCGGGGCTGGGCGTCAAGACCTCGCACCTCAGATCTCTGGCCCAAAAAATCAGGGTACTGTTTGCGGGGCTTACCGCGAATCTCATCATCCCTATGGCCTATATTTTTCTGATCACCCTCATCATGAGGCTGTGGCACAACCCGGTGGAAGCTCAACACATTTTGGTCGGGCTGGCCTTGGTAGCTGCCATGCCGATTGCCGGGGCCTCAACCGCCTGGGTCCAGAACTCCAATGGCAATCTGGCGCTGAGCTTAGGATTGGTCCTCGCTTCGACCTTACTTAGTCCTGTGCTGACTCCTGTCGCGCTGCATGTGTTCGGTGAAATGGCCACGGAAGAATATGAGGCTGTCATACACAACCTCGCCGCGTATGGTTCGGGGGCATTCCTGGGATTTTGGATCGTATTGCCTTCTCTCCTGGGCCTTGGTGTGCGCTTCGTTGCGTCTGAAACTCACCTGACGGCGATCATGCCCTTCCTCAAACTGATCAATTCCATCGTCTTACTGTTGTTGAACTATTCGAACGGATCAGTGTCACTTCCTCAGGCAATCGCCGAACGAGACTACGACTTCTTGGCGGTGACGTTGGCCATCACGGCGGGCCTCTGTTTCACGGCATTTGCATCCGGCTATGGGTTGAGTCGACTCTTTAAAGTCGATAATGCCCAACGAGTCTCGCTGATGTACGGATTGGGGATGAATAACAATGGAACCGGGCTGGTATTGGCTTCGCTCGTCCTCGCCTCGTACCCCCGTGTCATGGTTCCGATCATCTTTTACAACCTCGCCCAACACCTGATAGCTGGTGGAGTGCATGAGGTCATAGGGCGAAAGGTTGTGCGTCAAGAAGCAAGGGGTACTTAA
- the msrA gene encoding peptide-methionine (S)-S-oxide reductase MsrA: MKDESSFSLSEKEVAILAGGCFWCLEAVYDQVRGVESVESGYVGGTLDNPTYEAVCGEQTGHAEAVRITFDPRIISYKELLEIFFSIHDPTTLNRQGNDRGTQYRSAIYYGTPAQQQTAERLIQSLSEGKLYEAPIVTQVVPATQWYEAEAYHQEYFARNPLQGYCQFVVGPKIAKFRKQFASRLKA; this comes from the coding sequence ATGAAAGACGAATCTTCCTTCAGCTTATCGGAGAAGGAAGTCGCTATTCTCGCAGGCGGCTGTTTTTGGTGTCTTGAAGCGGTTTATGATCAGGTCCGGGGAGTGGAATCGGTCGAGTCGGGTTACGTCGGTGGAACCCTAGACAATCCTACATACGAAGCTGTGTGTGGAGAGCAGACCGGCCATGCTGAAGCCGTACGGATCACGTTTGACCCTCGAATAATCTCGTACAAAGAACTCCTTGAAATATTTTTTTCCATTCATGATCCCACAACGCTCAATCGGCAAGGAAACGATCGAGGCACCCAATATCGCTCAGCAATTTATTATGGCACCCCAGCACAGCAACAGACGGCTGAGAGGCTCATCCAATCCCTTTCGGAAGGAAAGCTATACGAGGCTCCTATCGTCACTCAAGTTGTACCGGCTACCCAGTGGTATGAAGCAGAAGCTTACCATCAAGAGTATTTCGCTCGGAATCCACTCCAAGGTTACTGTCAGTTTGTCGTAGGTCCCAAGATTGCGAAGTTCCGCAAGCAGTTTGCCTCGCGACTGAAGGCGTAG
- a CDS encoding PilZ domain-containing protein: MNKFSSLFKSDAPDQTPSKPRPQDRRVQPRFTTQFRSTFSGEKQEGQGRTLDVSVGGCKIESDMMVEQGAKFECRLHVPGLDWPLRIEEATVRWVDGNSFGIAFSRIAPEEFGKLKTVLSELEQDE, from the coding sequence TTGAACAAATTCAGTTCTCTCTTCAAGTCAGATGCTCCTGATCAGACCCCGTCCAAGCCACGACCACAGGACCGGCGAGTCCAACCGCGATTCACCACGCAATTTCGCAGCACTTTCTCGGGTGAGAAACAGGAAGGACAGGGAAGAACTCTGGATGTTTCTGTCGGCGGTTGTAAGATTGAAAGCGACATGATGGTGGAGCAAGGTGCGAAGTTCGAATGCCGATTGCACGTTCCAGGCCTTGATTGGCCTTTGCGGATCGAAGAAGCGACGGTCCGTTGGGTTGATGGCAATAGTTTTGGGATTGCGTTTTCGCGTATCGCTCCAGAAGAGTTTGGAAAACTCAAAACGGTACTCTCCGAGCTTGAACAGGACGAGTAA
- a CDS encoding OmpA family protein, which produces MNKVMARSGALMMGVILLSSQGCNTKWLKSDGEARFGSGSESGSAKLPSMSGLGSNGELSGLSRNPSEERLTQGGYSTALSPSGLSPRQRAELTQEEKDAVEAGLQDVFFRYDQWTLSDTGIEALNHDAAYLKEHPAAVLKIEGHCDERGTGAYNMVLGDKRAKAARNYLAEAGVNPKQLEIVSFGKERPFCFDRHEPCYQQNRRDHMLLTTKK; this is translated from the coding sequence ATGAATAAGGTGATGGCGAGGTCCGGAGCGCTGATGATGGGAGTGATCTTGTTGTCAAGCCAAGGCTGTAACACGAAATGGCTCAAGTCTGACGGCGAAGCTAGATTCGGGAGTGGGAGTGAGAGTGGGAGTGCGAAGCTTCCCAGTATGTCAGGACTAGGCTCAAACGGTGAATTGAGTGGTCTCTCTCGCAATCCGTCGGAGGAGCGTCTTACGCAAGGCGGATATTCGACGGCGTTGAGCCCGTCAGGACTCAGCCCACGTCAGCGGGCAGAACTAACACAAGAGGAAAAGGATGCCGTGGAAGCAGGTTTGCAGGATGTTTTCTTTCGTTATGACCAGTGGACCCTGTCTGATACCGGGATAGAAGCACTCAATCATGACGCTGCTTATCTCAAGGAGCATCCAGCGGCCGTGCTGAAAATTGAAGGGCACTGTGACGAGCGAGGCACCGGCGCCTATAACATGGTCTTGGGCGACAAACGCGCCAAGGCAGCGCGGAACTATCTTGCGGAAGCCGGGGTGAATCCTAAACAGTTGGAGATCGTGTCTTTCGGCAAAGAGCGCCCCTTTTGCTTTGATCGGCATGAGCCCTGCTATCAGCAGAACCGCCGCGACCACATGCTTCTGACTACCAAGAAGTAA
- a CDS encoding cation-transporting P-type ATPase, producing MPDISHHDIHRLSAEAVLKRMETTNGGLSPGDAQRRLARYGPNVLVGSGQYSLLRGLLHHFTHFLAILLWIAAGLSFAADAMKPGEGMAPLGWAILGVIVINAVFAFFPGIQGRAHSPGPPPPIA from the coding sequence GTGCCCGACATTAGCCACCACGACATTCATCGACTCTCGGCCGAAGCCGTGCTGAAGCGGATGGAAACCACCAACGGTGGTCTGTCTCCTGGTGACGCTCAACGGCGATTGGCTCGATATGGGCCCAATGTCCTTGTCGGGTCAGGCCAATACTCGCTCCTTCGAGGACTCCTCCACCATTTCACTCACTTTCTCGCGATCCTCCTTTGGATTGCCGCCGGTCTCTCTTTCGCCGCGGACGCCATGAAGCCCGGTGAAGGGATGGCCCCATTGGGATGGGCCATCCTCGGCGTCATCGTGATCAACGCGGTATTCGCCTTCTTCCCAGGAATACAAGGACGAGCGCACTCTCCAGGTCCTCCACCGCCTATTGCCTGA
- a CDS encoding porin, which yields MKGWCLAARMCVVGLVLICNVNPAQAGLAGLEDLLYEKGHITKEEWVKLKAEREKEEGIIQQRSATTNWYDKISIRGYAQFRYSYLTDEKNLRIDDSDASVGNNTGFTIRRARLVFSGDITDWLSFYLQPDFSAVVPGTTGDGSTSVVQLRDAYTDIFLPLPFLGKQELRIRAGLSKVPYGFETLQSSQQRAPFDRSDAINSAVPGERDIGLFMYYSPAETRKLFRRLVDSGLKGSGDYGVLGIGVYNGQGINISELNDNKYVVLHATYPLELPYGQIIQFGVDAYRGTFNVGAASGTGLPATPIRENNGNILDERVGVHFVLYPQPFGLQAEWNWGHGPRLNATQTAIQEGDLQGGYVQAMYRWNVRLPWLTALIPYVRWQEYDGGRKNRTNAPSTFVREWEIGLEWQIVKALEFTIAYANTERTNTRTAPYETQEGDLIRTQLQWNY from the coding sequence ATGAAGGGATGGTGCCTTGCAGCCCGCATGTGTGTGGTCGGTCTGGTGTTGATCTGTAATGTCAATCCGGCTCAAGCCGGCCTGGCCGGCCTGGAGGATCTGCTCTATGAGAAGGGGCATATCACGAAGGAAGAATGGGTCAAGCTGAAAGCCGAACGTGAAAAAGAAGAAGGGATTATTCAACAACGGTCGGCGACGACGAACTGGTACGACAAAATCAGCATACGAGGCTATGCACAATTTCGCTATAGCTACCTCACTGACGAGAAAAATCTGCGCATCGATGATTCTGATGCCTCCGTCGGCAATAACACAGGCTTCACCATTCGCCGCGCCCGCCTCGTCTTTTCGGGTGATATTACCGATTGGTTGTCCTTCTATTTGCAGCCGGATTTCTCCGCCGTTGTTCCGGGCACGACGGGAGACGGAAGTACTAGCGTTGTCCAACTTCGCGACGCTTATACCGATATCTTTCTCCCCCTGCCCTTCCTAGGGAAACAGGAACTGCGCATTCGAGCCGGGCTATCGAAGGTCCCATATGGCTTTGAAACCCTTCAATCCTCCCAACAGCGCGCCCCCTTCGACCGGAGTGACGCGATCAATAGCGCGGTGCCGGGAGAGCGCGATATCGGATTGTTCATGTATTATTCGCCGGCTGAAACCAGGAAACTATTCAGAAGACTTGTCGATTCGGGTCTCAAAGGATCCGGCGACTACGGCGTCTTGGGCATCGGGGTCTATAATGGTCAAGGCATCAATATCTCGGAGCTCAATGACAATAAATATGTCGTCCTGCATGCCACCTATCCCCTTGAATTGCCCTACGGGCAGATCATCCAGTTCGGCGTGGACGCGTATCGTGGAACGTTCAATGTCGGGGCTGCTTCGGGTACCGGCCTCCCAGCTACCCCAATACGGGAAAATAATGGGAACATCCTTGACGAGCGGGTCGGCGTGCATTTCGTGCTCTATCCTCAACCCTTCGGGCTCCAAGCGGAATGGAATTGGGGCCATGGCCCGCGGCTGAACGCAACCCAAACAGCGATTCAAGAGGGCGATCTCCAGGGCGGCTACGTTCAAGCGATGTATAGGTGGAACGTTAGACTGCCGTGGTTGACCGCCCTTATCCCGTATGTGCGCTGGCAAGAATACGACGGAGGGAGGAAGAACCGAACCAATGCACCGTCCACCTTCGTTCGGGAATGGGAAATCGGGCTCGAGTGGCAAATCGTTAAGGCTCTGGAATTCACGATCGCGTACGCCAACACCGAACGAACGAATACGCGAACGGCACCGTATGAAACTCAGGAAGGGGACCTTATCCGTACTCAGTTGCAGTGGAACTACTGA
- a CDS encoding CBS domain-containing protein, which yields MRQTDFFMKASDPKTLTVEQLMQDAVTRCTPRTDASTIVHMMTHRNFGSLPVVEEDGTLVGIVTEYDLLQAMLDGRDLRKVLAIEIMSAYPVTVTEEQTLAQVADLFQDRYLTRVPVVRDNKLVGILARRDLLFGYMKASQYWS from the coding sequence ATGAGACAAACCGACTTCTTCATGAAAGCCAGCGATCCAAAGACCTTAACGGTGGAGCAACTGATGCAGGATGCGGTCACGCGATGTACACCGCGCACCGACGCATCGACGATCGTCCACATGATGACGCATCGAAATTTCGGGAGTCTTCCTGTCGTGGAAGAGGATGGCACGTTGGTCGGGATCGTCACCGAATACGATCTCCTTCAAGCCATGCTGGACGGGCGCGATCTTCGGAAGGTTCTCGCGATCGAGATCATGTCGGCATATCCGGTGACCGTGACCGAAGAGCAAACACTGGCCCAAGTGGCCGACCTGTTCCAGGACCGCTATTTGACCAGAGTTCCGGTTGTGCGAGACAACAAGCTGGTGGGTATTCTGGCCCGGCGGGATCTGCTGTTCGGCTATATGAAGGCGTCACAGTATTGGTCATAA
- a CDS encoding efflux transporter outer membrane subunit, translating into MNHGRSPSSLSVSLSLSALCLLVMVAVTGCEWWIPKGEPPATYLEPPELQETLEEVTHRLHQWPEDRWWDQFHNAELTRLIETALRDNPGLKVASARLREAQGLARVEGARLLPFLEADASLTYERISQHGVFAALNAETAGQRILLGMINPLTVRYEFDFWGKYRATLDAALGHAAAEEAERAEVRLRLTTGIARAYFRGQALQQQLELVHAIVELRRRLRMLAETRSTLGIDNDLAVKQAIADYEAAVTRQAAVHDHLDVQRNLLARLMGTGPDDGRHLVTVAGATIPEQMPVPEHLSIGLLVHRPDLAAALYRAYAAARVVKVAKTQFYPTIDLTAFVGFNALTFTKGADKLANFLFSGQSFSYGLAPGLRLPIFEGGRLRGELATRRAEYDTAVDLYNDTLLDALREVADSLSAWQATREMLASHQRVVASLSEDWRLANVRVVSGLDDDREGLRHRYPVLEQEYALRALESDQLVAMVDLIEALGGGYHNPDIEKRPALPAS; encoded by the coding sequence ATGAACCACGGCCGATCGCCCAGTTCCCTCTCCGTCTCCCTCTCCCTCTCGGCCTTGTGCCTGTTGGTCATGGTCGCGGTCACCGGCTGTGAATGGTGGATCCCGAAGGGTGAGCCGCCGGCGACCTATCTGGAGCCGCCCGAGTTGCAGGAGACGCTGGAGGAAGTGACCCACCGGTTGCATCAATGGCCCGAGGACCGGTGGTGGGACCAGTTCCACAACGCCGAGCTCACCCGACTGATCGAGACGGCGCTGCGCGACAACCCGGGGCTCAAGGTGGCCTCCGCACGCTTACGCGAAGCGCAAGGGCTGGCCCGGGTGGAAGGGGCCCGCCTGCTGCCCTTCCTGGAGGCCGATGCGTCGTTGACCTACGAGCGCATCTCGCAACACGGCGTGTTCGCCGCCTTGAACGCGGAGACGGCAGGACAACGTATTCTCCTCGGCATGATCAACCCGCTCACAGTGCGGTACGAGTTCGACTTCTGGGGCAAATATCGCGCGACGCTCGACGCGGCGCTCGGGCATGCGGCCGCCGAAGAAGCGGAACGGGCCGAAGTCCGACTCCGGCTGACCACCGGCATCGCCCGAGCCTACTTCCGCGGGCAGGCGCTGCAGCAGCAGCTGGAATTGGTCCACGCCATCGTCGAGCTCCGTCGCCGGCTACGGATGCTCGCCGAGACCCGGTCCACCCTGGGCATTGATAATGACCTGGCGGTGAAACAAGCCATCGCCGACTACGAAGCGGCGGTCACGCGCCAAGCTGCGGTGCACGATCACTTGGACGTGCAGCGGAATTTGCTTGCCCGCCTCATGGGCACAGGGCCGGACGACGGGCGCCACCTCGTCACGGTGGCGGGCGCCACCATTCCCGAGCAGATGCCCGTCCCGGAGCACCTCTCGATCGGCTTGCTGGTCCACCGGCCTGATTTGGCGGCGGCCCTGTATCGTGCGTACGCCGCCGCGCGGGTGGTGAAGGTCGCGAAAACGCAGTTCTACCCCACGATCGATCTGACCGCCTTCGTCGGGTTCAATGCGTTGACGTTCACCAAGGGGGCCGACAAGTTGGCGAATTTCCTGTTTTCCGGCCAGAGCTTTTCCTATGGCCTCGCCCCGGGCCTGCGCTTGCCGATCTTCGAAGGGGGCCGTTTGCGCGGCGAACTAGCGACACGTCGGGCGGAGTACGACACGGCGGTGGACCTGTATAACGACACGCTGCTCGACGCCTTGCGCGAAGTCGCGGACAGTCTGAGCGCGTGGCAGGCGACGCGTGAGATGTTGGCATCGCATCAGCGCGTCGTGGCGTCGCTCAGCGAGGACTGGCGGCTCGCCAACGTCCGGGTCGTGTCCGGACTGGACGACGACCGGGAAGGGCTCCGCCATCGCTACCCGGTATTGGAACAGGAATATGCGCTGCGGGCACTGGAGAGCGATCAACTCGTCGCGATGGTGGATCTCATTGAAGCCTTAGGCGGCGGCTACCACAATCCTGATATCGAGAAGAGGCCGGCGCTGCCGGCGAGTTGA
- a CDS encoding CBS domain-containing protein, with product MGIYRSDGRRMMHGRREWRTNRLGGMMKKPKRTKRKAKVRINVKDFDSMTVSQVMEKEVQCARPRTKGDVIASLMIEGFGAVPVVENGKKLAGIVSEHDLLAAIDDRHRLGAVAAKEIMTSNPYSVRAETTLGTLVHVLRASDLVRVPVVDDEDKLIGIIARRDVLRTYLATGGKREQ from the coding sequence ATGGGCATCTACCGTTCGGATGGTCGACGAATGATGCATGGACGGCGAGAGTGGCGGACCAATCGGTTAGGGGGCATGATGAAAAAACCAAAGAGGACCAAAAGGAAGGCCAAGGTTAGGATCAATGTCAAAGACTTCGATTCCATGACCGTCAGCCAGGTTATGGAGAAAGAAGTGCAATGCGCCCGCCCGAGGACGAAGGGAGATGTGATTGCTTCGTTGATGATCGAGGGGTTCGGGGCCGTGCCGGTCGTGGAGAATGGAAAGAAGTTAGCCGGTATTGTCAGCGAGCATGATTTGCTTGCAGCGATCGACGACCGTCATCGGCTCGGTGCCGTCGCGGCGAAGGAAATCATGACTTCTAACCCCTATTCAGTAAGGGCTGAAACGACGCTCGGTACATTGGTCCATGTGCTGCGCGCAAGCGATCTGGTCCGAGTTCCCGTCGTGGATGACGAGGATAAACTGATCGGTATCATCGCGAGGCGCGATGTCTTGCGAACCTATCTTGCCACCGGTGGAAAACGAGAACAGTGA
- a CDS encoding DHA2 family efflux MFS transporter permease subunit — protein sequence MTTEDHLETRCLGLHFLLLTLVLGLAHIVVLFNAGSYVALEPHAAGGLGGVQVSFGRWAQTNFMIALALGFPLARWLSDRYGEPRVFCGAFLAYAVASAFCATADSIEGFVAARVLLGLAGGITLPLSQSLLIKEYPDHLKSLGLAIWGLFTLMPFTFGLVTGGWLGEHWGWRTLFVLNIPLALLIAALAAALFHGRRHEVRHEPFDLVGYVLLFVIFGSLQAMLNGGNDFDWFDDPLLRGLLVVVLVAAPVWIVWELGERRPAMDLRLFAHRNFAIGLLCLGLGFLSIQGLLSLFVVQLQLLLGYSSELAGLVFLPMVLLGMPLIAVMHEVAKRLDVRWLACVNSLGFAATFYWIGLFDDPHSFDQIFWPMVLEGVFLGSFFTPLTVLTLHGLSGEQLLRAAETANILRIAAGAIGITWQGIVIFRRLPFHQLHLSDHFGGRISASYDALSQFTAKLEALGFEPAMIERKVQLTMKQAAGILALNDTFLLSSYLCLGIAILVWFARSNRVPVLKPADAVRGRQTS from the coding sequence ATGACGACAGAAGATCATCTAGAGACCCGCTGCCTCGGATTGCACTTCCTTCTCCTCACCCTCGTGCTGGGCCTAGCCCACATCGTGGTGCTGTTCAACGCCGGCTCGTACGTGGCGCTCGAGCCGCACGCGGCAGGAGGCTTAGGCGGCGTGCAGGTCAGTTTCGGGCGGTGGGCGCAGACGAATTTCATGATCGCCCTGGCCCTGGGCTTTCCTCTTGCCCGCTGGCTCTCCGACCGTTATGGAGAGCCCCGTGTCTTTTGCGGCGCCTTCCTCGCCTACGCCGTGGCCTCGGCCTTCTGCGCGACCGCCGACAGCATTGAAGGCTTCGTGGCGGCTCGTGTCCTGCTCGGTCTCGCCGGCGGCATCACCTTGCCGCTGAGCCAATCTCTGCTGATCAAGGAATATCCCGATCACCTGAAATCGTTGGGCCTGGCCATCTGGGGGCTGTTCACCTTGATGCCCTTTACGTTCGGGTTGGTCACCGGCGGTTGGCTTGGTGAGCATTGGGGCTGGCGTACCCTCTTCGTCCTCAACATCCCGCTGGCGCTGTTGATCGCCGCGCTGGCCGCCGCCTTGTTCCATGGACGACGGCATGAGGTTCGTCATGAGCCATTCGATCTCGTTGGCTATGTCCTGTTGTTCGTGATCTTCGGCAGCCTCCAGGCGATGTTGAACGGAGGCAACGACTTTGATTGGTTCGACGATCCGCTGCTCCGGGGCCTGTTGGTCGTCGTCCTCGTGGCGGCCCCGGTCTGGATCGTCTGGGAGCTCGGCGAACGCCGGCCGGCGATGGATCTGCGGCTATTCGCGCATCGGAATTTTGCGATCGGCCTCCTCTGTCTCGGCCTGGGCTTCCTGTCGATTCAAGGCTTGCTCTCTCTCTTCGTCGTGCAACTGCAGCTGTTGCTGGGCTATTCCTCGGAGCTGGCCGGGCTGGTGTTCCTGCCCATGGTCCTGCTGGGGATGCCGCTGATCGCCGTGATGCATGAAGTCGCCAAACGGCTGGACGTGCGCTGGCTGGCCTGCGTGAACAGTTTGGGCTTCGCCGCCACGTTTTATTGGATCGGCCTCTTCGACGATCCCCACTCGTTCGATCAGATCTTTTGGCCGATGGTGCTCGAGGGGGTCTTCCTCGGCTCGTTTTTCACGCCATTGACTGTGTTGACCTTGCACGGCCTGTCGGGGGAGCAACTGCTGCGGGCGGCGGAGACGGCCAATATTCTTCGCATCGCGGCCGGCGCGATAGGGATTACCTGGCAAGGGATCGTCATCTTCCGCCGGCTCCCCTTTCATCAATTGCACCTCAGCGACCATTTCGGGGGGCGCATCTCGGCGTCGTATGATGCGCTCAGCCAGTTCACGGCGAAGCTGGAGGCCCTCGGTTTCGAGCCCGCCATGATCGAGCGTAAAGTGCAGCTGACGATGAAGCAGGCGGCCGGCATTCTCGCATTGAATGACACGTTCCTTCTGTCGAGTTACCTCTGCCTGGGGATTGCGATCCTGGTTTGGTTCGCGCGGTCCAACCGTGTGCCGGTCTTGAAGCCGGCGGACGCCGTGCGGGGCAGGCAAACGAGCTGA
- a CDS encoding efflux RND transporter periplasmic adaptor subunit yields the protein MSDTDAIPPPAPQLIEESLHAQRNRRLALVALGLSLAGLAYGGHWWTTARHWVQTDNAYVTGNLVPVAAQAGGIITQVFFEETQFVTRGEVLVRLDANEATTALGQARGRLGDAVRHINALFITQRQLADKLAARRARLDVVRHDLARYRRAVPSGAVSKQILQNAQDHVQALAAEVRETQAEYDALDAQIGGTTVLDHPTVELAKHAFIHAHLEYARQQIRAPASGYVAKRRAQVGDRVKHGTHLMTIVPLDHLWVEANLRETDVADVRPGQPAEVRVDLHGGHHTFRGTVEGLVPGTGSPFALLPPDNSTGNFIHIVERVPVRIALAAEELREHPIRPGLSTVTKIRVSEGGQSVWSSLANVETEEYQTDVYDHELTDAEALAQDVMRINLVTRLAGSVGTARDENTR from the coding sequence ATGAGCGACACCGATGCCATACCCCCACCGGCACCGCAACTGATCGAAGAATCGCTGCACGCGCAGCGCAACCGGCGGCTGGCGCTCGTGGCGCTCGGGCTGAGTCTAGCCGGTCTCGCCTATGGCGGACATTGGTGGACGACGGCCCGGCATTGGGTGCAAACCGATAATGCCTATGTGACCGGCAACCTCGTGCCGGTCGCGGCGCAGGCCGGCGGCATCATCACGCAGGTGTTCTTCGAAGAGACGCAGTTCGTCACGCGCGGCGAGGTACTGGTCCGGCTCGATGCGAACGAAGCGACGACGGCGCTGGGCCAGGCCCGCGGGCGACTCGGCGACGCGGTCCGGCACATCAACGCGCTCTTCATTACGCAGCGGCAACTGGCGGACAAATTGGCGGCGCGCCGGGCGCGGCTCGACGTGGTCCGCCACGACCTGGCTCGGTACCGGCGTGCGGTGCCCAGCGGCGCTGTGTCGAAGCAGATACTCCAGAATGCGCAGGATCACGTGCAGGCCTTGGCCGCCGAGGTGCGGGAAACCCAGGCGGAATACGACGCGCTCGACGCGCAGATCGGCGGCACGACGGTGCTGGACCATCCGACGGTCGAGCTGGCGAAGCATGCGTTCATCCACGCCCATCTCGAATATGCGCGGCAGCAGATCCGCGCGCCGGCGTCGGGCTACGTGGCGAAACGCCGGGCCCAGGTCGGCGACCGGGTCAAGCACGGCACGCACCTCATGACGATCGTGCCGCTGGACCATCTCTGGGTGGAAGCCAACTTGCGCGAAACCGACGTGGCGGACGTTCGCCCGGGTCAACCGGCTGAAGTGCGCGTGGACCTCCACGGCGGCCACCACACGTTTCGCGGCACGGTGGAGGGCCTGGTCCCCGGCACCGGGAGTCCGTTCGCACTGTTACCGCCGGACAACTCCACCGGGAACTTTATCCACATCGTCGAACGGGTGCCGGTCCGGATCGCGCTGGCCGCCGAGGAACTCCGGGAGCATCCGATCAGGCCCGGCCTCTCCACGGTCACCAAAATCCGCGTCAGCGAGGGAGGGCAATCCGTCTGGTCGTCGCTGGCGAACGTCGAGACCGAGGAGTATCAGACCGACGTCTATGACCACGAATTGACGGACGCCGAAGCCCTGGCACAGGACGTCATGCGGATCAATCTGGTGACTCGCCTTGCAGGATCCGTGGGGACGGCGCGCGACGAAAACACGCGCTGA
- a CDS encoding universal stress protein: protein MRILCAVDGSEHSGWAVQALEALATREPEHVGLLHIVDQPALQAAKNKNPVAAKRAIAAMEKAGTIVLRDAARSARLALGQAATGPRTKFQTILTHGPAAHTIAKTARRLKADLIIMGSRGLSDIQGFLLGSVSRQVVSSTACSVLVVKQPMPNLHRVALAVDDSKPSRTAARFLRSHILAESAAVTILTSAESPVTDLAKRYLSESQLAELTKPVTDRATALVHGLRDEFIKEGYSVATQVWIGHVIETIVKHVEANRDELLVIGSRELTKNERLYLGSVSESLLRHAPCSVLIVRGTSARH from the coding sequence ATGCGAATTCTCTGTGCGGTTGATGGGTCGGAACATTCAGGATGGGCAGTACAAGCGCTCGAGGCTCTTGCCACTCGAGAGCCTGAGCATGTGGGGCTTCTGCACATAGTCGACCAGCCGGCGCTTCAGGCCGCCAAGAACAAGAACCCCGTCGCAGCAAAGCGTGCCATTGCCGCAATGGAAAAGGCTGGGACTATCGTGCTGCGCGACGCAGCACGATCGGCCCGACTCGCCCTCGGTCAGGCAGCAACCGGACCACGCACAAAATTCCAGACTATCCTCACGCATGGTCCGGCTGCCCATACCATTGCGAAGACAGCCCGTCGTCTGAAGGCGGACTTGATCATCATGGGATCACGCGGTCTGAGCGATATTCAGGGATTCTTGTTGGGGAGCGTCTCCCGTCAGGTGGTCTCGTCGACCGCCTGTTCTGTTTTGGTCGTGAAACAGCCCATGCCCAACCTGCATCGTGTTGCCCTCGCAGTCGATGACTCCAAACCGTCACGAACCGCCGCCAGGTTCCTGCGATCTCATATTCTTGCAGAATCCGCTGCCGTCACGATCCTGACCTCGGCTGAAAGTCCCGTCACAGATCTTGCCAAGCGGTACCTGTCCGAGTCGCAACTGGCCGAACTAACCAAACCGGTCACGGATCGAGCAACCGCACTCGTCCATGGTCTTCGTGATGAGTTCATCAAGGAGGGCTATTCCGTCGCAACACAGGTGTGGATAGGCCACGTCATCGAGACCATCGTTAAACATGTTGAAGCCAATCGTGACGAGCTACTGGTAATCGGGTCCCGAGAGTTGACCAAGAACGAGCGGCTCTACCTCGGTAGCGTTTCCGAAAGTCTGCTCAGGCATGCTCCCTGTTCCGTCCTGATCGTACGAGGCACCAGTGCCCGACATTAG